A window of Pararhodobacter sp. genomic DNA:
ACCACAATCGCCATGAATTCCGCGATCAGGCGCATCATCAAGGCGCTCAACGGTCCGGGGCTTTGGCTCAGACCCGCGAGCAATTCGGGCATTCGGGCCAACAGGAAAAACCACAGGATTGTGCCGTAGATACACAATTTGGTCGCGCTTTTGGCGAATTCCATCAGTCCGGAGGGGCCGAATTTGTTTTTGGCATTCGACAAGGGAGACACTCTCGAAAGCTTTGGGCTGAGCTTTTCTGGTGCAAAAACAAGTCCCTTCACGGCAAACAGCACGGCAATCACCAAGACACCGGGGACGACCGCGACTGGCGCCAAGGCCAACCCGATCTGCCCCAGCAGCGTTCCGGCAAAGGCTGTGCCGCCCCCCAGCAAGACCGTGGCAAAGTCTTCTGGCCGAGTCAGCAAGCCCTGTCCGATGGCGCCAATTCGGGTGGGCACCCAGCCCCCCGGCAGCAAGGCAAGTGACAAGATGCCGATCGCCGCGGCTGCCGCTGTGATATCGGCGGTGCGCGGGATTTCACCGCGTTTCCGGGCCTCTTGGAGCTTGCGCTCGGTGGCTTCGTGGGGGCGTTCGGCGTCGCTGTCGTCGCCACTCATGGCTGCACCAGCGCCGTTGGGTCGGTTATGACCTCGGTGAAGGCGGAATACCAAACGCCAATCATCAGCGGTGCCGCGATCAGCATCAGAACCAAACCGCCCAGAGTCAGAGCCGGCGCACCAATGAAGGCGACCATCAGTTGCGGCATGGCCCGATTGATGGCGCCCAAGGCCAAATTGTAGAGCGCAGAGCCGATCACGAACGGCGAGGCCAAAACGAAGGCCAGCGCAAAAGCGTGGGCAACGCGGGCGGTGCCCCACTCGGCAAGTGCTGCCGGGTTGGGCCAACTGCCGGAGGGGAAGATGTCATAGGACAGAACCAGAAGTGCGGCCAGGCGCTCGGGAAACCCCATCACGACAATCATCGCCAGCCCGGCCATGACCAACACTTGCGAGAATGCCGGTTGCGGGTCGATGCCAGCCCCGCCAAAGGCTTGCGAGAGCGACGTCGCCTGGGCGGCTTTGGTGCCGGCCATTTGCAAGATCATCACCATCAGGCGCAGCCCCGCGGCTAGCGTCAGGCCGACCAGTGTCTCGGCCCCCAGAAACAAGGCGGCGCGGATCGGGGTGTCCGGCACGGCGGGAACCCAAGCGCTGACGGCGGGGGCGACGATGCTTGTCATGGCCAGCGCGGCGACCAGACGCACGCGGGCGGGGACCACCCGTTCGCCAAACACGGGCAACAGGGCGAAAAAGGCCCCGATGCGCGCAAAGACAAGCCCCGCGGCGATAAACCAGGCCTGCGCCTGCTCCAGCACCTGCGCGAGCGCGTTGAGCACGTCCGGGATCACGCCGCAACCTGTCCAACAAGGGCCGGGCGTGCCTCCATGCCGATTTCCTCGAATGCAAGGACCGGGGCGGAAACATCGCGCGCGGCCATGACGGTCCGCAAGAACCGTCTGCGCCGCGTCGATGTCACGAGGGCCGCTTGCGTGCCTTTGTCCGCCAATCCGGCAAATGTTTCTGCCAACATCGACGCCAAGCGCCCGAACGCATCCGGCGGCAGGGCGATGTCGGTGCCCCCGCGTTCCCCCTCGATCTGGTAGCGGGTGAAAACCTCTTCCCACTCGGGCGCCAATTGCACCAAGGGCAAGGAACCATCGGGACGCTTCAACCCCGAGACGAGCTGGAACCCGAGCCGCTGGCGGACATGCTCACAAACGGCTTCAGGCGAGAGGTGCTGAACCCGGAGTTCCGCAATGGATTCAAGGATAAGTGGCAGATTGCGGACCGAGACACGTTCATCCAGCAGCAGACGAAGCACCGCCAGGAGCGTGTCGACAGGGACTTTGTCCGGGATCAATTCGTCAATCAGGCGGCGATTGGCCTCGGAGCGACGCTCATCGGAAAGGTTGGTCATTTCGTCCAACATCCGGCGCAGCCCACGCAAGCTGAGCAGGCGGGCGAAATTGGTTTTCAGGACTTCCAACAGATGCGTCGCGAGGACTTCGGCAGGGCCGACAACCGTGAGCCCGCCAAGCGCCGCCGCCTCTTCGTCTTTGGCCGCGATCCACCGGGCCGGGGCGGCATAGACCGGTTCACGCACGTCGAGTCCGGCGGGGGCATCCGCGCCCTCTTCGGGCAGGAGCGCCAAGCGTCGATCCGGCATCAAACGGTCGCGGCCTTGTTCGACGCCTTGGATCAAGATCTGATACTCGCCCGGGTTCAATGCGGAATCATCCGTCAGGCGGATTTCCGGCAGGATGAGACCGAAATGTCGGGCGACATGGTTGCGCATGTTCATGATCCGCGCATCAAGCCCGGTCGCGGGGTCGAGGACCATGGGCACCAGATCGGGCGAGAAGGTGACGTGGATCTCGTCCAGATCAAGGATATCCCCGAGCGATGTCTTGCGGACCTCTGGCGCGGGCGACTCGTCGACGATCGGCTTGTTCAGATGGCGACGGGCGAAATATGCCGCCGTACCCAGAAGCCCTGCGCCGGTGACAAAGGGCAAGAATGGCAGGCCGGGGATCAAGGCAAACATCACCATCAGGAGCGCCACGGTCAACAAGGCCGCCGGGTGTTTTCCGAGTTGCGCAAAGAGGGCGGTATCCGTGGCCCCGGTGGCGCCGCCGCGTGCCAGCAACAGCGCCGCGGCGATGGAGATGACAACCGCCGGAATTTGACTGACAAGCCCATCGCCGACCGTCAGGATTGCATAGGTTTCAAAGGCTTCCCCGATTGGCATACCATGCGCCAACGTGCCCATCAGCAACCCGACGACGATGTTGAGAAGCGTGATCAACAGGCCGGCAACGGCATCGCCTTTGACAAATTTTGAGGCACCATCGAGCGAACCGAAAAAGGTTGTTTCAGCTTGATCACGTTCGCGACGGGCTTTGGCCTCGGCGTGCGAAATGGCCCCGGCGGACATATCGCTGTCGATGGCCAGCTGCTTGCCCGGCATTGCGTCGAGGGCGAATCTCGCGCCGACCTCGGCCATGCGGCCAGCGCCTTTGGTGATCACGATGAAATTGACGATCAGCAAGACGCAAAAGATGACAACGCCCAGATACACGCTCCCGCCCATGATGAAGCTGGAAAACCCCTGGATAACCGAGCCGGCGGCTTGTGGGCCGGTGTGCCCCTCACCGATGATCAAGCGGGTGCTGGACACATTGAGCGACAAGCGCAGCATGAGCGAGGCCAGCAGCACGGTCGGAAAAATCGAGAAATCGAGCGGGCGTTCGATGAACAGGGTCAGCGTGAACATCAGAATGGCGAGCGCGAACGAGGTCGCGAGGCCGATATCGAGCATCCACGCGGGGACCGGCAGGATCATCATCACGATGATCGCCATCAGGGCGAGCGCCAGCAGGATTGTCGGCTGGAAAAGCTGGGAAATGGTGAATTTCATGGGCGCAAGGCAATCAACGGGGTCACGCGGGGCAGGTTGACCGGAACCAGAGAGGCACCAGAGGCCGTTCCGGCGAACAACGGAAACGCGCGCACTGTGGTGGCGTGGGCAGGGTGGTCGGGCGTGTGACGGAGGGGTTCGTGGTCCAGACTGGCGCGCATCTCGCGGAATCGTGCGCGATACCGGGTGTTGTATTGGGGCGTGCGTGAATGATAGGCGCCCGCCGCCGCTTCCCATGAGCCGAATTCATCGTGCAACGCAGCCAGATGCCGGGCGGCATAGCGCGCGGCGGTAATCGGTTCCAAAATTGCCTCGGCGCTGTTGAATTGATTCCCATGCCAGCGGACATTGATCTGAAAACACCCCAGATCAATGCTGGTCTGGCCCCGCGCGAGGGTTTGCCGCAAGAACGCCTCTGCCGCATGACGATCTGCGAACCAGTGGCCTCGGCCCTCGGTGTTTGCGGCCCAGGGCCAGGGCCGCAGCCGCCCGTTTTGTGGCCGCCCCGTTTCGGTCAAGGCAATCGCCAGAAGCACATCCACGGGCACGCCCGTTTCGCGGGCGGCGCGTGTTGCGGCCGCTTCACACAGTTCCGGTCGTGCCAGCGCCGGTGACGCCAAAACCATGGCGAGCAAAACCAGTATCAAGCGAGAATTCTTCATCGCATCCGTTCCTGAGGTCCTCGCAATCCTAGGCCGGGTTTGGTTGATGAAGTGTTTACGACGATGCCCCACAGCATATATTCTCCAAACGCGATATGATGGCGGTCAACGCGCGAAAAGGCGCTTTTTGATACGATGGGAGGGCTTGTAAACA
This region includes:
- a CDS encoding flagellar type III secretion system protein FlhB, encoding MSGDDSDAERPHEATERKLQEARKRGEIPRTADITAAAAAIGILSLALLPGGWVPTRIGAIGQGLLTRPEDFATVLLGGGTAFAGTLLGQIGLALAPVAVVPGVLVIAVLFAVKGLVFAPEKLSPKLSRVSPLSNAKNKFGPSGLMEFAKSATKLCIYGTILWFFLLARMPELLAGLSQSPGPLSALMMRLIAEFMAIVVLVMVLIGVLDYLWQVFDHKRRQRMSHQELREDHKAAEGDPHAKQQRRQRGHDIATNKMLKDVPKASVVVVNPTHYAVALAWEANSAGAPVCVAKGTDEIAARIREIAKESGVPIHSDPPTARALFAATRIGDEIAPDHYQAVAAAIRFAEHMRALARKRH
- a CDS encoding flagellar biosynthetic protein FliR; the encoded protein is MPDVLNALAQVLEQAQAWFIAAGLVFARIGAFFALLPVFGERVVPARVRLVAALAMTSIVAPAVSAWVPAVPDTPIRAALFLGAETLVGLTLAAGLRLMVMILQMAGTKAAQATSLSQAFGGAGIDPQPAFSQVLVMAGLAMIVVMGFPERLAALLVLSYDIFPSGSWPNPAALAEWGTARVAHAFALAFVLASPFVIGSALYNLALGAINRAMPQLMVAFIGAPALTLGGLVLMLIAAPLMIGVWYSAFTEVITDPTALVQP
- the flhA gene encoding flagellar biosynthesis protein FlhA, with amino-acid sequence MKFTISQLFQPTILLALALMAIIVMMILPVPAWMLDIGLATSFALAILMFTLTLFIERPLDFSIFPTVLLASLMLRLSLNVSSTRLIIGEGHTGPQAAGSVIQGFSSFIMGGSVYLGVVIFCVLLIVNFIVITKGAGRMAEVGARFALDAMPGKQLAIDSDMSAGAISHAEAKARRERDQAETTFFGSLDGASKFVKGDAVAGLLITLLNIVVGLLMGTLAHGMPIGEAFETYAILTVGDGLVSQIPAVVISIAAALLLARGGATGATDTALFAQLGKHPAALLTVALLMVMFALIPGLPFLPFVTGAGLLGTAAYFARRHLNKPIVDESPAPEVRKTSLGDILDLDEIHVTFSPDLVPMVLDPATGLDARIMNMRNHVARHFGLILPEIRLTDDSALNPGEYQILIQGVEQGRDRLMPDRRLALLPEEGADAPAGLDVREPVYAAPARWIAAKDEEAAALGGLTVVGPAEVLATHLLEVLKTNFARLLSLRGLRRMLDEMTNLSDERRSEANRRLIDELIPDKVPVDTLLAVLRLLLDERVSVRNLPLILESIAELRVQHLSPEAVCEHVRQRLGFQLVSGLKRPDGSLPLVQLAPEWEEVFTRYQIEGERGGTDIALPPDAFGRLASMLAETFAGLADKGTQAALVTSTRRRRFLRTVMAARDVSAPVLAFEEIGMEARPALVGQVAA
- a CDS encoding lytic transglycosylase domain-containing protein, whose amino-acid sequence is MKNSRLILVLLAMVLASPALARPELCEAAATRAARETGVPVDVLLAIALTETGRPQNGRLRPWPWAANTEGRGHWFADRHAAEAFLRQTLARGQTSIDLGCFQINVRWHGNQFNSAEAILEPITAARYAARHLAALHDEFGSWEAAAGAYHSRTPQYNTRYRARFREMRASLDHEPLRHTPDHPAHATTVRAFPLFAGTASGASLVPVNLPRVTPLIALRP